In Sulfitobacter sp. W027, a single window of DNA contains:
- the nuoK gene encoding NADH-quinone oxidoreductase subunit NuoK, translated as MIGLEHYLTVAATLFVIGIFGLFLNRKNVIILLMSIELMLLAVNINLVAFSSFLGDLTGQVFTLFVLTVAAAEAAIGLAILVCFFRNRGSIAVEDVNVMKG; from the coding sequence ATGATCGGACTTGAGCATTACCTGACGGTAGCGGCAACGCTGTTTGTCATCGGCATCTTCGGGCTATTCCTGAATCGCAAGAACGTGATCATTCTGCTGATGAGCATCGAATTGATGCTGCTCGCGGTGAACATCAACCTCGTCGCCTTCTCCAGTTTCCTTGGTGATCTGACGGGGCAGGTGTTTACGCTTTTCGTACTCACCGTCGCCGCCGCCGAGGCCGCCATTGGCCTCGCCATTCTGGTCTGTTTCTTCCGCAACCGTGGCTCGATCGCGGTGGAAGATGTCAACGTGATGAAGGGCTGA